From one Humulus lupulus chromosome 8, drHumLupu1.1, whole genome shotgun sequence genomic stretch:
- the LOC133795346 gene encoding uncharacterized protein LOC133795346 produces the protein MDSKDVFEHYKAAAASYGQKKNNKRARKESSKTASKKARTDDPPTTAPSKENSPPPFPFEQPTSTPSVEQTSNPATPIDQQPSPKAPSSQTLRTQPEGSLLSIVVSSARERIYKLSKHKHSQAAITETTSMEIDQVINRGLNEIASGLLTITPGWRRAGALVSRDRNFDARLAEAKKALKAKNDELTKQNGGLLGEKTELSKQKEELLEQKATLTEELLETQNALKKSNEASCTARA, from the exons ATGGACTCTAAGGACGTGTTTGAGCATTACAAGGCTGCTGCCGCCTCTTATGGCCAGAAGAAGAACAACAAGAGGGCTCGGAAGGAGAGCAGTAAAACTGCTTCGAAGAAGGCCCGAACTGATGACCCTCCGACTACCGCTCCTtcgaaggagaactcaccacctccattTCCATTCGAGCAGCCGACTTCAACTCCATCGGTCGAGCAAACCTCTAATCCTGCAACACCCATTGACCAGCAGCCTTCTCCTAAGGCTCCTAGCAGCCAAACTCTGCGcactcagcccgaaggctccctgctcAGTATCGTGGTCAGCTCTgctagggagagaatatacaagctctccaagcataaaCACAGTCAGGCAGCCATTACTGAAACTACCTCTATGGAGATTGATCAAGTTATCAatagagggctgaacgagatagctaGC GGACTACTGACCATAACCCctggctggcgccgtgctggggcgttggtgtctCGCGACAGGAATTTCGATGCCAGGCTCGCCGAGGCTAAGAAAGCACTCAAAGCTAAAAACGACGAGCTTACTAAACAGAATGGCGGGTTGCTCGGGGAGAAAACAGAGCTGTCTAAGCAGAAAGAAGAGCTGCTCGAGCAAAAAGCTACTCTGACCGAGGAGCTGCTGGAAACCCAGAATGCCCTGAAGAAATCAAACGAAGCCAGCTGTacagctcgagcttga